In a genomic window of Streptomyces sp. NBC_01231:
- a CDS encoding DsbA family oxidoreductase: protein MRVEIWTDIACPWCYVGKARFDKALEAFPHRDQVEVVHRSFELDPGRAKDDIQPVLAMLTKKYGMSEAQAQAGEENLGAQAAAEGLEYRTRDRDHGNTFDMHRLLHLAKEQGRQSELIQAFYTANFAEERSVFSEGDERLVELAVAAGLDADDARAVLADPTAYADDVRADEREAAQLGANGVPFFVLDRKYGVSGAQPAEVFAQALTEAWGERSPLKLIDEGGAQACGPDGCAVPQH from the coding sequence ATGCGCGTCGAGATCTGGACGGACATCGCCTGCCCCTGGTGCTACGTCGGCAAGGCCCGTTTCGACAAGGCGCTGGAGGCCTTCCCGCACCGCGACCAGGTCGAGGTGGTGCACCGGTCGTTCGAGCTGGACCCGGGCCGCGCCAAGGACGACATCCAGCCGGTGCTCGCGATGCTCACCAAGAAGTACGGCATGAGCGAGGCGCAGGCCCAGGCCGGCGAGGAGAACCTGGGGGCGCAGGCCGCCGCCGAGGGGCTGGAGTACCGCACCCGGGACCGCGACCACGGCAACACCTTCGACATGCACCGGCTGCTCCACCTCGCCAAGGAGCAGGGCAGGCAGAGCGAGCTCATCCAGGCCTTCTACACGGCCAACTTCGCCGAGGAGCGGTCCGTCTTCTCCGAGGGCGACGAGCGGCTGGTCGAGCTGGCCGTCGCCGCGGGCCTGGACGCCGACGACGCCCGCGCGGTCCTCGCCGACCCGACCGCGTACGCGGACGACGTCCGCGCCGACGAGCGTGAGGCCGCCCAGCTCGGGGCGAACGGGGTGCCCTTCTTCGTCCTCGACCGCAAGTACGGTGTCTCCGGCGCCCAGCCCGCCGAGGTCTTCGCACAGGCGCTGACCGAGGCGTGGGGCGAGCGGTCACCGCTGAAGCTGATCGACGAGGGCGGCGCGCAGGCGTGCGGTCCGGACGGGTGCGCGGTGCCGCAGCACTGA
- a CDS encoding GNAT family N-acetyltransferase has translation MINERVTGSLVIRTALPAEAEAVTALHARARATYYPNGIPDDGTDWLASWRTAIERTDGHVLCAVEQARIIGLASFRTPEGAPADTVKLFQFHVDPGHWRVGIGTALHTACVEQWRADRRRTALLDVHIDNRRAQAFYARQGWIPDPENPPADGDHHVFLRHAVSGPVSSPVSTASSSAVTRE, from the coding sequence GTGATCAACGAACGCGTGACCGGAAGCCTGGTGATCCGCACCGCCCTGCCCGCCGAGGCCGAGGCCGTCACCGCGCTGCACGCGCGGGCCCGGGCGACCTACTACCCGAACGGGATCCCGGACGACGGCACCGACTGGCTCGCCTCCTGGCGGACGGCCATCGAGCGGACCGACGGGCACGTACTGTGCGCCGTCGAGCAGGCCCGGATCATCGGCCTCGCGTCCTTCCGCACCCCCGAGGGCGCCCCCGCGGACACGGTCAAGCTGTTCCAGTTCCACGTCGACCCCGGCCACTGGCGCGTCGGCATCGGTACGGCCCTGCACACGGCCTGCGTGGAGCAGTGGCGGGCCGACCGCAGGCGCACCGCCCTGCTCGACGTGCACATCGACAACCGACGGGCCCAGGCCTTCTACGCCCGGCAGGGCTGGATCCCCGACCCGGAGAACCCGCCGGCCGACGGGGATCACCACGTGTTCCTGCGCCATGCCGTCAGCGGTCCCGTCAGCAGCCCGGTCAGCACTGCCTCCAGCAGTGCCGTCACCCGGGAATGA
- a CDS encoding helix-turn-helix domain-containing protein, with protein sequence MPEQLTPHRIAVIAPSPVSMFNLAIPEMLFGKVERDGRPGYEVVICTAEPGPLPTSGGLDLYVPHGLDAVRDADTVLVAGTGAPFEPEARIVAAIREAAAAGKRIAALCTGAFQLAEAGLLQGRKATTYWAHAEELRTRYPQVELCADVLYVQDGPYLTASGYAAGIDLCLHLIRTDYGAAVANKVARLALVAPVRPGGQTQFTQTPLPPERGTTCADTRGWAMRNLDKPLTLAELARHSGVSVRTLTRRFHAESGVSPLQWLLHQRIERAKELLETTALPMDQVARACGLGSADSLRAHVVRRTGLTPSTYRAQFSRLGTTSAAGTSSAA encoded by the coding sequence ATGCCCGAGCAGCTCACCCCGCACCGCATCGCGGTCATCGCGCCCTCTCCCGTCTCGATGTTCAACCTCGCCATCCCGGAGATGCTCTTCGGCAAGGTCGAGCGGGACGGGCGGCCGGGGTACGAGGTGGTCATCTGCACGGCCGAGCCCGGCCCGCTGCCCACCAGCGGCGGCCTCGACCTGTACGTCCCGCACGGCCTGGACGCCGTGCGGGACGCGGACACGGTGCTCGTCGCCGGCACCGGGGCGCCGTTCGAGCCGGAGGCGCGGATCGTGGCCGCCATCCGCGAGGCGGCCGCTGCCGGCAAGCGCATCGCGGCCCTGTGCACCGGCGCCTTCCAGCTCGCCGAGGCGGGCCTGCTCCAGGGCCGCAAGGCCACGACGTACTGGGCGCACGCCGAGGAACTCCGCACGCGCTACCCGCAGGTCGAACTCTGCGCGGACGTGCTGTACGTGCAGGACGGGCCGTATCTGACGGCGTCCGGCTACGCCGCCGGCATCGACCTGTGCCTGCACCTCATCCGCACCGACTACGGCGCTGCCGTCGCCAACAAGGTCGCCCGGCTCGCCCTCGTCGCCCCGGTACGACCCGGCGGCCAGACGCAGTTCACCCAGACTCCGCTGCCGCCCGAGCGCGGCACCACCTGCGCCGACACCCGCGGCTGGGCCATGCGCAACCTGGACAAGCCGCTCACCCTGGCCGAACTGGCCCGGCACTCGGGCGTCTCCGTGCGCACCCTCACCCGGCGCTTCCACGCCGAGAGCGGGGTGAGCCCGCTGCAGTGGCTGCTCCACCAGCGCATCGAGCGGGCGAAGGAGCTCCTGGAGACCACCGCCCTGCCCATGGACCAGGTGGCCCGCGCCTGCGGCCTGGGCAGCGCCGACTCGCTGCGCGCCCATGTGGTGCGGCGGACCGGACTGACCCCGAGCACCTACCGGGCACAGTTCAGCCGCCTGGGAACCACCTCCGCGGCCGGCACGTCCTCCGCAGCGTGA
- a CDS encoding MFS transporter has product MATKQSLRPDRLALPERELGSRRPSSALTLTAALLGFALICLDASVVNVALPAIGSSLDAGMSGLQWVVDAYTLAFAALMLSTGAFSDRAGASRAYALGTTVFTLASVACGLAPNLPALIGARVVQGVAAAVVLPASLALVRQAYTDPARRARAVALWAAGGSAAVALGPVAGGALTTAWDWRGIFFVNLPVGALILVLLLRAPRSERRPAPLDLPGQVTAVLALTALAFAVIEGGTEGWAAGAVAVVALVAFLRIEARTPHPVVPLGLFRDRTVVATVATGAAVSVAFYSMVFVFSLFFQQVQGRSALAAGLMFLPMTGLIAVTNVVAGKLAGRHGPRLPMLVGQGLAVAGLLGLLYVDAGTPPALVAGLLVPMALGCALTVPPLTAAMMDAVPAERAGLAAGVLNAARQVSGGLGIAVFGALVSDGFVEGMRLSLAISAALLVVTFALSCRLAGRPAR; this is encoded by the coding sequence ATGGCCACGAAACAGTCCCTGAGACCCGACCGACTCGCCCTTCCTGAGCGCGAGTTGGGATCCAGGAGACCCTCCTCCGCGCTCACTCTCACCGCCGCACTGCTCGGCTTCGCGCTGATCTGCCTCGACGCGTCGGTGGTGAACGTGGCGCTGCCCGCGATCGGTTCCTCCCTCGACGCCGGCATGTCCGGCCTTCAGTGGGTGGTGGACGCGTACACGCTGGCCTTCGCCGCGCTGATGCTGTCCACCGGGGCGTTCTCGGACCGCGCGGGAGCGAGCCGGGCGTACGCGCTCGGCACCACCGTGTTCACGCTCGCCTCGGTCGCCTGCGGACTGGCACCGAATCTGCCGGCTCTGATCGGCGCCCGGGTGGTGCAGGGTGTGGCGGCGGCCGTCGTGCTCCCGGCCTCACTGGCGCTGGTGCGGCAGGCGTACACCGATCCGGCCCGGCGCGCCCGCGCGGTGGCCCTGTGGGCGGCCGGTGGTTCGGCGGCGGTGGCGCTGGGCCCGGTTGCAGGGGGTGCGCTGACCACGGCGTGGGACTGGCGGGGGATCTTCTTCGTCAATCTGCCCGTGGGGGCGCTGATCCTCGTCCTGCTCCTGCGGGCACCGCGCTCCGAGCGCCGTCCGGCACCACTGGATCTGCCCGGCCAGGTGACGGCGGTGCTGGCCCTGACGGCCCTGGCGTTCGCGGTGATCGAGGGCGGAACGGAGGGCTGGGCGGCGGGAGCGGTGGCCGTCGTCGCCTTGGTCGCGTTCCTGCGGATCGAGGCGCGCACACCGCATCCGGTCGTCCCCCTCGGCCTCTTCCGCGACCGGACCGTGGTCGCGACGGTCGCGACGGGAGCGGCGGTCAGCGTGGCCTTCTACAGCATGGTGTTCGTCTTCTCGCTCTTCTTCCAGCAGGTGCAGGGCCGTTCGGCGCTGGCCGCCGGGCTGATGTTCCTGCCGATGACCGGGCTCATCGCGGTGACGAACGTGGTGGCGGGCAAGCTCGCCGGCCGCCACGGCCCCCGGCTGCCGATGCTGGTCGGGCAGGGGCTGGCCGTCGCGGGACTGCTCGGGCTGCTGTACGTCGACGCGGGCACCCCGCCCGCTCTGGTGGCGGGGCTTCTCGTGCCGATGGCGCTGGGCTGCGCGCTGACGGTGCCGCCGCTGACCGCCGCGATGATGGACGCCGTGCCCGCCGAACGGGCGGGCTTGGCGGCCGGGGTGCTCAACGCGGCGCGACAGGTGTCCGGGGGCCTGGGCATCGCCGTCTTCGGGGCGCTGGTCTCCGACGGGTTCGTCGAGGGGATGCGGCTGAGCCTGGCCATCAGCGCGGCCCTGCTCGTGGTGACGTTCGCCCTCAGCTGCCGTCTCGCAGGTCGTCCGGCCAGGTAG
- a CDS encoding DUF1349 domain-containing protein — protein sequence MDVKLPELPFPLRSYGPDGNWSHEDGVLTGWAGPRQDRFVTPTGEGLDPASDAPRLLGSPVGDFQLIARVTVGFAAAFDAGVLYVHVGERAWAKLCLEFSPDVPTVCTVVTRGHSDDANSFAVDGSSVWLRVSRTGRAFAFHASRDGERWTFVRLFTLGDEEETGAALVGFMTQSPMGAGCVVTYDHIEFRPTWPDDLRDGS from the coding sequence ATGGACGTGAAACTTCCCGAACTCCCCTTCCCCCTGCGCAGCTACGGCCCCGACGGCAACTGGTCCCACGAGGACGGTGTCCTCACCGGATGGGCCGGACCCCGCCAGGACCGCTTCGTCACGCCCACCGGCGAGGGCCTGGACCCCGCCTCCGACGCGCCCCGGCTGCTCGGGTCACCCGTGGGCGACTTCCAGCTGATCGCCCGGGTCACCGTCGGGTTCGCCGCGGCCTTCGACGCCGGGGTGCTGTACGTCCATGTCGGTGAGCGGGCGTGGGCGAAGCTGTGTCTGGAGTTCTCCCCGGACGTGCCCACCGTCTGCACGGTGGTCACCCGGGGGCACTCGGACGACGCCAACTCCTTCGCCGTGGACGGCAGTTCCGTGTGGCTGCGGGTGAGCCGCACCGGGCGGGCCTTCGCCTTCCACGCCTCCCGCGACGGTGAGCGCTGGACCTTCGTCCGGCTCTTCACCCTCGGGGACGAGGAGGAGACCGGCGCCGCCCTCGTCGGCTTCATGACGCAGTCGCCGATGGGGGCGGGGTGTGTCGTGACGTACGACCACATCGAGTTCCGGCCTACCTGGCCGGACGACCTGCGAGACGGCAGCTGA
- a CDS encoding aldehyde dehydrogenase (NADP(+)) — MAAAPVWSVDPRTGKQREQVAVEATAQEVDATVRAAHAARGSLADRTVRSAFLRSAADGLEAAKDHLVEAADAETALGPVRLTGELARTCYQLRAFADIVDEGAFLDVVINHPDDTATPPVPDLRRYKVPLGVVAVYSASNFPFAFSVAGGDTASALAAGSPVVVKSHPDHPALSELVASVLRRAAAGHDIPEGVVGLVHGFEAGIELIKHPLIAAAGFTGSIRGGRALFDAAAARPVPIPFHGELGSLNPVVITEAAAAERAEAIGAGLAGSMTLGVGQFCVKPGLVLAPSGASGDRLLKSLTDAVSDTEAGVLLDHRMRDNFVAGVAERVELPDVDSPVTPGAGGEHTVSAGFLTVAADKLATEGAYDLLLEECFGPVTVVARYDDDAQAQAVLSRLPGNLTATVHLSAEEAAGEGRGAEILAELTPLAGRVLVNGWPTGVAVAPAQHHGGPYPATTSTSTSVGGTAIERWLRPVAYQNAPQALLPAELRDDNPLGLPRRFNGRLER, encoded by the coding sequence GTGGCAGCAGCACCAGTCTGGAGTGTCGACCCCCGAACCGGGAAGCAGCGCGAGCAGGTTGCGGTGGAGGCCACAGCCCAGGAGGTGGACGCCACCGTCCGCGCCGCGCACGCGGCGCGCGGCTCGCTGGCCGACCGCACCGTGCGCTCGGCGTTCCTGCGTTCCGCCGCCGACGGTCTGGAGGCGGCCAAGGACCACCTCGTCGAGGCCGCCGACGCCGAGACCGCGCTCGGTCCGGTGCGGCTGACCGGCGAACTCGCCCGCACCTGCTACCAGCTGCGGGCCTTCGCGGACATCGTCGACGAGGGCGCCTTCCTGGACGTCGTCATCAACCACCCCGACGACACCGCGACGCCGCCGGTCCCGGACCTGCGCCGTTACAAGGTGCCGCTCGGTGTGGTCGCCGTCTACTCGGCCTCCAACTTCCCCTTCGCCTTCTCGGTCGCCGGCGGCGACACGGCGAGCGCGCTGGCCGCGGGCTCCCCGGTCGTCGTCAAGTCGCACCCCGACCACCCGGCGCTGTCCGAGCTGGTCGCGTCCGTGCTGCGCCGGGCCGCCGCCGGGCACGACATCCCCGAGGGTGTCGTGGGTCTCGTGCACGGCTTCGAGGCGGGCATCGAGCTGATCAAGCACCCGCTGATCGCCGCGGCGGGCTTCACCGGATCCATCCGGGGCGGCCGCGCGCTGTTCGACGCGGCGGCCGCGCGTCCGGTGCCGATCCCGTTCCACGGCGAGCTGGGGTCGCTGAACCCCGTCGTGATCACTGAGGCGGCGGCCGCGGAACGGGCCGAGGCGATCGGCGCGGGTCTCGCCGGTTCGATGACGCTGGGCGTCGGCCAGTTCTGTGTGAAGCCGGGCCTCGTCCTCGCACCGTCCGGCGCGTCCGGCGACCGCCTGCTGAAGTCCCTGACCGACGCCGTCAGCGACACCGAGGCCGGGGTCCTCCTCGACCACCGCATGCGGGACAACTTCGTCGCCGGCGTGGCCGAGCGCGTGGAACTCCCCGACGTCGACTCCCCGGTGACGCCGGGTGCGGGCGGCGAGCACACGGTGAGCGCGGGCTTCCTGACGGTGGCGGCGGACAAGCTGGCCACCGAGGGCGCCTACGACCTCCTCCTGGAGGAGTGCTTCGGCCCGGTGACGGTCGTGGCCCGCTACGACGACGACGCCCAGGCCCAGGCCGTGCTCTCCCGCCTGCCGGGCAACCTCACCGCGACGGTCCATCTGTCGGCGGAGGAGGCGGCCGGTGAGGGACGCGGCGCGGAGATCCTCGCGGAGCTGACCCCGCTGGCCGGCCGGGTGCTGGTCAACGGCTGGCCGACGGGTGTCGCCGTGGCACCGGCCCAGCATCACGGAGGGCCGTACCCGGCCACGACGTCCACGTCGACCTCCGTCGGCGGTACGGCGATCGAGCGGTGGCTGCGGCCCGTGGCGTACCAGAACGCGCCTCAGGCGTTGCTGCCGGCGGAGCTGCGGGACGACAACCCGCTCGGGCTGCCCCGCCGTTTCAACGGCCGACTCGAACGCTGA
- a CDS encoding IclR family transcriptional regulator, with translation MSAAETGGGAQVKSAVRTVELLEYFAGRPGMHSLAAVQEAVGYPKSSLYMLLRTLVELGWVETDATGTRYGIGVRALLVGTSYIDGDEVVAAARPTLDRLSDDTTETIHLARLDGTNVVYLATRQSQHYLRPFTRVGRRLPAHSTSLGKALLSTYPDEQVRKMLPETLPALTEHTITDREKLIEELHQIREQGFSVDREENTLGLRCFGVAIPYRTPARDAISCSVPVARLTPAHEQMVKDALFDARDRLTLATRRL, from the coding sequence ATGTCGGCAGCCGAGACAGGCGGCGGGGCGCAGGTCAAGTCCGCGGTACGGACCGTTGAACTGCTCGAATACTTCGCCGGACGCCCCGGCATGCACTCCCTGGCGGCGGTCCAGGAGGCCGTCGGCTACCCCAAGTCCAGTCTGTACATGCTACTGCGCACACTCGTGGAGCTGGGCTGGGTGGAGACGGACGCCACCGGTACCCGGTACGGCATCGGCGTACGGGCGCTGCTGGTGGGCACCTCGTACATCGACGGCGACGAGGTGGTCGCGGCCGCCCGGCCGACCCTGGACCGTCTCTCGGACGACACCACGGAGACCATCCACCTGGCCCGTCTGGACGGCACGAACGTCGTCTACCTCGCCACCCGCCAGTCGCAGCACTACCTGCGCCCCTTCACCCGGGTCGGCCGCCGCCTGCCCGCGCACTCGACCTCCCTCGGCAAGGCGCTGCTGAGCACCTACCCGGACGAGCAGGTCCGCAAGATGCTCCCGGAGACCCTGCCGGCGCTCACCGAGCACACGATCACCGATCGGGAGAAGCTCATCGAGGAGCTGCACCAGATCAGGGAGCAGGGCTTCTCCGTCGACCGCGAGGAGAACACACTGGGGCTGCGCTGCTTCGGCGTGGCGATCCCCTACCGCACGCCCGCGCGGGACGCGATCAGCTGCTCCGTGCCGGTGGCCCGGCTGACCCCCGCCCACGAGCAGATGGTGAAGGACGCCCTGTTCGACGCCCGTGACCGGCTCACGCTCGCCACCCGGAGGCTCTGA
- a CDS encoding GNAT family N-acetyltransferase encodes MEIALREVHDSDLPVFFRQMNDPEAVRMAAFTPKDPADRDAFDALWKRIRASDAVARTVLADGDVVGSAAVYGEPGEREVTYWVDRAYWGRGVATSALRALVTEVPERPLYARAAADNEGSLRVLEKCGFRATARARGFANARREEIDEVVLTLRE; translated from the coding sequence ATGGAGATCGCACTGCGCGAGGTCCACGACAGCGACCTGCCGGTCTTCTTCCGGCAGATGAACGACCCGGAGGCCGTCCGCATGGCGGCCTTCACCCCGAAGGACCCCGCCGACCGGGACGCCTTCGACGCCCTCTGGAAGCGGATCCGCGCCTCGGACGCCGTCGCCCGGACGGTGCTGGCCGACGGTGACGTGGTCGGCAGCGCGGCGGTGTACGGGGAACCGGGCGAGCGCGAGGTGACGTACTGGGTGGACCGCGCGTACTGGGGGCGGGGCGTGGCCACCTCGGCCCTGCGCGCACTGGTGACCGAGGTGCCGGAACGCCCGCTGTACGCCCGCGCGGCCGCCGACAACGAGGGCTCCCTGCGCGTCCTGGAGAAGTGCGGCTTCCGGGCGACGGCGCGGGCGCGGGGTTTCGCGAACGCGCGTCGCGAGGAGATCGACGAGGTCGTGCTGACCCTGCGGGAGTGA
- a CDS encoding penicillin-binding transpeptidase domain-containing protein has product MNKTIRRASVLTLLLVLALLVRATWVQFYDGRALADDKDNRRNAIETYAEPLGNIIVAGKSITGSAQTKGSDLKYKRTYTDGPLYAAVTGYASQAYAPTQLEGVYLDLLNGTDNRLKTVMDTVTNERAEPGNVVTTVDPDVQKAAYDTLGDKKGAAVAIDPSTGRILAVVSTPSYDPSSLTDANTAGTAWGKLTKDSDKPLTNRALRQPLPPGSTFKLVVAATALEDGLYSSVDEKTDSPNPYKLPQSNSVLANENPSAPCENATIRVALEYSCNNVFAKMAVDLGEDKIRATADKFGFDDATQDVPVRAYESVYPKDMDQAQTALSGIGQFDVTATPLQMAMVSAAIANDGKLVSPHMVSQITDSGGSVLENYDDDADTKEIVSSSTAEQLQSAMQTVVEEGTGTNARISGATVGGKTGTAQHGENNSQTPYAWFTSYGKADGKEVAVAVVVEQSNAARSEVSGNGLAAPVAKAVMEAALKK; this is encoded by the coding sequence ATGAACAAGACGATCAGGCGCGCCTCCGTCCTCACGCTGCTCCTGGTGCTCGCCCTGCTGGTCCGGGCGACCTGGGTGCAGTTCTACGACGGCCGGGCGCTCGCGGACGACAAGGACAACCGGCGCAACGCGATCGAGACGTACGCGGAGCCGCTCGGGAACATCATCGTGGCCGGCAAGTCGATCACCGGTTCCGCGCAGACGAAGGGCAGCGATCTCAAGTACAAGCGCACCTACACGGACGGCCCGCTGTACGCGGCGGTGACGGGCTACGCCTCGCAGGCGTACGCGCCCACCCAGCTGGAGGGCGTCTACCTCGACCTCCTCAACGGGACGGACAACCGGCTGAAGACGGTCATGGACACGGTCACCAACGAGCGGGCCGAGCCCGGCAACGTGGTGACGACGGTCGATCCGGACGTGCAGAAGGCGGCGTACGACACGCTCGGCGACAAGAAGGGCGCGGCCGTCGCGATCGACCCGAGCACGGGCAGGATCCTCGCGGTCGTGTCGACGCCGTCGTACGACCCCTCCTCGCTCACCGACGCCAACACCGCCGGTACGGCCTGGGGAAAACTGACCAAGGACTCCGACAAGCCGCTGACCAACCGGGCGCTGCGCCAGCCGCTGCCGCCGGGCTCCACGTTCAAACTGGTCGTGGCGGCGACCGCGCTGGAGGACGGTCTGTACTCGTCGGTGGACGAGAAGACGGACAGCCCGAACCCGTACAAGCTGCCGCAGTCCAACAGCGTCCTGGCGAACGAGAACCCGTCGGCGCCCTGCGAGAACGCCACGATCCGGGTGGCCCTGGAGTACTCCTGCAACAACGTCTTCGCGAAGATGGCCGTGGACCTGGGTGAGGACAAGATCCGGGCGACGGCCGACAAGTTCGGCTTCGACGACGCGACGCAGGACGTGCCGGTGCGCGCGTACGAGAGCGTGTACCCGAAGGACATGGACCAGGCGCAGACGGCCCTGTCAGGCATCGGCCAGTTCGATGTGACGGCGACGCCGCTGCAGATGGCCATGGTGTCGGCGGCCATAGCCAACGACGGCAAGCTGGTCTCGCCGCATATGGTCTCGCAGATCACCGACAGCGGCGGTTCCGTTCTGGAGAACTACGACGACGACGCGGACACCAAGGAGATCGTCAGCTCCTCCACCGCCGAGCAGTTGCAGTCGGCGATGCAGACGGTCGTCGAGGAGGGCACCGGCACGAACGCGCGGATCTCCGGTGCGACGGTGGGCGGCAAGACCGGCACCGCCCAGCACGGCGAGAACAACAGCCAGACGCCGTACGCCTGGTTCACGTCGTACGGCAAGGCCGACGGCAAGGAGGTCGCCGTGGCGGTGGTCGTGGAGCAGTCGAACGCGGCGCGTTCGGAGGTCAGCGGCAACGGGCTGGCGGCGCCGGTGGCCAAGGCCGTGATGGAAGCGGCGCTGAAGAAGTAG
- a CDS encoding NCS2 family permease: protein MSVTQQPTDRPGGPPPGANGVDRFFRISERGSTLGREIRGGLATFFTMAYILVLNPIILGSAKDKFGHQLDAVQLTTATALVAAVMTIIMGIGGNLPLALAAGLGLNAVVAFQIAPLMSWDDAMGLIVLEGLLICVLVVTGLREAVMHAIPQSLKQAISVGIGLFIAFIGFVDAGFVSRIPDVAGTTVPVQLGATGTLTGWPILVFCLGVLLTIGLLARKVRGAILISIVTMTVVAIVIDSIADIKTWGLTTPKIPDDIVASPDFGLLGHFSLFGAFGQTSAITVVLLVFTLILSDFFDTMGTVVGVSAEAGLLDDQGRVPNLGRVLLIDGAAAVAGGAASSSSATSYIESAAGVGEGSRTGFSNLVTGGLFALALFLTPLLTIVPLQAAAPALVAVGFLMMTQVKNIDWDKYEIAIPAFLTIAVMPFTYSITNGIGAGFLSYVLLKTVLGKAKEIHWLLWGTAALFLVYFAIDPIEQILGAK from the coding sequence ATGTCCGTGACGCAGCAGCCGACCGACCGGCCAGGTGGCCCGCCACCAGGGGCGAACGGCGTCGACCGGTTCTTCAGGATCTCCGAGCGGGGGTCCACCCTCGGCCGGGAGATACGCGGCGGCCTCGCCACCTTCTTCACGATGGCCTACATCCTTGTCCTGAATCCCATCATCCTCGGCAGCGCGAAGGACAAGTTCGGCCACCAGCTGGATGCCGTCCAACTGACCACCGCCACCGCCCTGGTGGCCGCCGTGATGACGATCATCATGGGCATCGGCGGCAACCTTCCGCTCGCGCTCGCGGCCGGCCTCGGACTGAACGCGGTCGTCGCCTTCCAGATCGCCCCGCTGATGAGCTGGGACGACGCGATGGGCCTCATCGTCCTCGAGGGCCTGCTCATCTGCGTGTTGGTGGTGACCGGGCTGCGCGAGGCCGTCATGCACGCGATCCCGCAGTCGCTGAAGCAGGCGATCAGCGTCGGCATCGGTCTCTTCATCGCCTTCATCGGTTTCGTCGACGCCGGGTTCGTCAGTCGGATCCCCGACGTGGCGGGCACCACCGTCCCGGTCCAGCTCGGCGCCACCGGCACCCTCACCGGGTGGCCGATCCTGGTCTTCTGTCTCGGGGTACTGCTGACGATCGGACTGCTCGCCCGCAAGGTCAGGGGCGCCATCCTCATCAGCATCGTGACCATGACGGTCGTCGCGATCGTCATCGACTCGATCGCCGACATCAAGACCTGGGGCCTGACCACGCCGAAGATCCCGGACGACATCGTCGCCTCGCCCGACTTCGGTCTCCTCGGCCACTTCAGTCTGTTCGGCGCCTTCGGTCAGACCAGCGCCATCACCGTCGTGCTGCTGGTCTTCACGCTGATCCTGTCCGACTTCTTCGACACCATGGGCACGGTGGTCGGCGTCAGCGCCGAGGCCGGACTGCTGGACGATCAGGGCAGGGTGCCGAACCTCGGGCGGGTACTGCTCATCGACGGCGCGGCGGCGGTCGCGGGCGGCGCGGCCTCGTCCTCCTCCGCCACCTCCTACATCGAGTCGGCGGCCGGTGTCGGCGAGGGCTCGCGCACCGGCTTCTCCAACCTCGTCACCGGCGGCCTGTTCGCCCTGGCCCTGTTCCTGACCCCGCTGCTCACCATCGTCCCGCTCCAGGCGGCGGCCCCGGCCCTCGTCGCCGTCGGCTTCCTGATGATGACCCAGGTCAAGAACATCGACTGGGACAAGTACGAGATCGCCATCCCGGCGTTCCTGACCATCGCCGTGATGCCGTTCACCTACTCCATCACCAACGGCATCGGCGCCGGCTTCCTCTCCTACGTCCTGCTCAAGACGGTCCTCGGCAAGGCCAAGGAGATCCACTGGCTGCTGTGGGGGACGGCCGCCCTGTTCCTGGTGTACTTCGCGATCGACCCGATCGAGCAGATCCTCGGCGCGAAGTGA